In the Pseudanabaena sp. FACHB-2040 genome, one interval contains:
- a CDS encoding TrkA family potassium uptake protein, with product MYVLIGGAGMMGLNLAETLLQTGHTVALIDTAPAACQHAREKIGVMAFEGSAVSTTVLMEAGIRKADAVIAALRDDALNLAMVTLAKHYGVPQIVVRMSDRDFAEPYQLAGATHIISTTDLAITRILNAIEYPQVDAMMHFEQDQIEVLKLSIPQECYLVGRTLAEVARDPRFPAGTLIIGYQAHPHEDLTIPNGSTVLERGSTILAVTKPHLVRHMIDFLGMCR from the coding sequence ATGTACGTTTTGATTGGGGGAGCTGGCATGATGGGCCTGAATCTGGCCGAGACACTGCTCCAGACAGGTCACACTGTAGCGCTAATCGACACCGCGCCTGCGGCCTGCCAGCACGCCCGTGAAAAAATTGGGGTAATGGCCTTTGAAGGCAGCGCTGTTAGCACTACAGTGCTCATGGAGGCAGGCATTCGCAAGGCTGATGCGGTGATTGCAGCGCTGCGCGACGACGCGCTAAATCTGGCCATGGTGACCCTAGCTAAGCACTATGGAGTACCCCAGATCGTAGTGCGAATGAGCGATCGCGACTTTGCCGAACCCTATCAACTGGCCGGAGCCACCCATATCATCAGCACCACTGATCTAGCTATCACCCGCATTCTCAACGCGATTGAGTATCCCCAAGTGGATGCCATGATGCACTTCGAGCAAGATCAGATAGAGGTGCTCAAGCTATCGATTCCCCAGGAGTGCTACTTGGTCGGGCGAACGCTGGCTGAGGTAGCCCGCGACCCCCGATTTCCAGCAGGAACTTTGATTATTGGCTACCAGGCCCACCCCCACGAAGACCTAACCATTCCCAATGGCAGCACGGTGCTGGAGCGAGGCTCCACGATTTTGGCCGTGACAAAGCCCCATCTGGTCAGGCACATGATTGACTTCTTAGGAATGTGCAGATAA